TAGAAGCTAGAAGTGGTGCAAAGGCTGCTTCTTATGTACCAACATCAACTGAACACGCAAGATTATTACCAGGTCATAAGAAGCTAAAGTATCGTAAGAGTAAGAATGAACAAGAACCAGTGAACAATGAGCAGCTTGAGGTGCAGGAAGGGAAGCaggcagaagaagatgctgctagtgatgaagatgaagacgacgaagaagaagacgacAATAATGAGgaggaagaggatgaagacgatCAAGAGGCACTTTTACAGGAGCTGAACAATATCAGACAAGAGAGAATGGTTGAAAGGATACGAAATGAGCAGAGACAACAAAGTGAGATGGATTTAACACAGATACCAACGCCTAAATCCACTAGTGGGTGGCGTAAAACTACTTTTGGGAGAAATAGAGTTTCcaaaagaaaacaagaTGATAAAGCTCCAGAATACGTTAACGATATGACAAAAACTGCGTACCATGAGGAATTTATTCGTCGATTTAttaaatgaaataaaaCTGATTAAAAAATATTTACACGAATTGTGAGACGTCTTTGACGAATTGCTTGAAATCATCGCGACTCAAAAGTTCACCACCGATGAAATCTACTTGAGTATGGTTTGCACCACTGCTGCCGCCTTTGATATCAGAGAATTGAACTAAATACTTGTCCATGTATTTGAGACGTAAAATACGGTGGTAAACGGCATTAACGTAGTCGTATTGAACACtggatttttcaccattgacATGATGTAGATTAACATCCATGGATTCTGGTataaccaaatttttcctaCTTTGAAAAGTGAGCCTTGAATCCTGTAAAAACTTCCTAATGCCGGGTTGGCGTGATAGCCAGTTTTCTAAGCCGTCTTCATATGTTTCTGTCAATTCAGCTACAGTATCAACATTGACCTTTATGTCTCGAGGTTGCTGTGGGGTTTGTACGAAGAGACTTCTTTGTTGTAATTGTGTTATACAGCGAACAGAGTTGATAATGGCAACATCGTACTCGTCTAATTCAAACCAAAGTTCTATAGGTGGTGCGTTTTCATTTGTATGCGGAAcattggaaagattggGTATAAAATTTAATTGCACATAATAATCATGTTGGTCCATAGTGTAAAGTTCATCTTTGCTAGTCAATGAATCGTAAAGTGGCAATTCTAACAGTTTTGTCATTACTTGTGGGATCTTGGTTTCAAACAAAGCGTCGTTGCCATCGTTAGTGGTCAACAATTGTCCTAAAGTCATGCTAAACATTTTCTTGGGTGGTTCATCTAATTTGAGTGCCATCATTTGtggttctttcttttgatcCATGAGAAAGTCGTACCATTGATCAAGTTTCTCGTCAGTAGGGATGATATTTTCATGACTTGGTACTGCAATATGCGGTACATCCTTTTTACTAATAGGTTTCTGTAATCTGTACCAGTCTTTATTTCTATTAATCCAGTCCAAGCTTTCAATATCTGTGAAAGGGAATTTTGCAAATGAGTTTACATCCTGACCGTTAATATGAAGCTGTTCGACCTTTTCCGACAATTGTGGATGGTACTGAGTCCCCCAAAGTAAAAGGTTCTGAGCCTTGGAAACTCTCTTATGACCGAATGCGGATATTCTATATACATCATCACCTGGTTCTGAGCCCATTAGTTCGAAGAAAACTGCACTTTCTCTTTGAATTAATGAAATCAATTCATTTAATTTCATATCGCTCATTATTTCATTCCTTGCGGAATGGTTGGAAATAAATTGTCTTAAATTCATTGTCATGGTGTTGACATTAGCCAAAATATTCGATAATGAAACTTCCACATATTTAATAATGGGCGATGTACCTCTTACAATCataatattttcatctaaTGCCACTGCTAAGGTAGCACCAATACGTgagaaattgttcaaaattttaccattattGGTTAATAGAAGCAAATACATGTCTCTGATATCAACATTAATAATACGTTCAAGGATGAGATCCTCTGATTCATCCACAAAATCATTAGGTTCGCATTTCCAATAATCATCCATAATTGTTTTGATTAATGTATCCTTTGTAGTCTTGCTATGTGCAATACCATAATATTTCTTTGTATAAGCCCTCAATTGCGGTAAAGTGTAGGCTGAATCCAACAAGTGCTTTAACTGATCATACCTAAGTCTCGACATATTGCTAGTCGATGGTTTTTGATAGTTAATGGATCGTACCGCTTGTTCTTTGGACACTGAGCTCTTGAATACCAATAGTTTCATTCTTTGCGCCTCAAtctcttgtaaaatcttaGTTGAATGTCTTGATCTTCTAGGAGCTCCTGTGTTCGAGTCTGCACCCAACTCAACACCCTCTAAAATCGATAGctttttaccattattactTCTAAAATAACTTGGAGTATGTCTTCTCTTCAATAAACCAGTCTGCGATGGATCTAAAACTAGGAAATTCGTCTTGGAAGGTTTCAGTTTCTTACCTCTTGTACGTGATGTTTGATCCTCACCCAGCTGCTCTCCTAGTGTGGAGGAACCGGTATTGTTACTATCTTGATCTTTCGATGAGTAGTATAATCTTGATGTTCTTTTGATGCTATTACAGAAACTATGACGAGTCAAAGAACCGTAAAACCTGGAAACTAGCATAACCAAACTTGGTCTGAAAGCTTCATATAATGAATCACAGTTAAAATGTAAACACTTCAGTTTAATGGAACTTTATATGGTCGATTATTCTAAAGCTCATCgattccaaaaatttttcagatcGAAACCTTGAAAGGAACTCTtggataataataataatattattattaaaaaaaaaaagaagaattcgaGGCAGTCAGCTATCAATTGtcattcaattttaatatttCATGGGATGGGTGCTAAAAGAGATATAGTAGCGGATTATTACGATGTTTTCAATAATGAAGTTAAGCAGTTTCTCCAGCCTGGAGTGGATCATGAATTAAAAGGGTCACGTATTCATGCTGACAGTAAAGTTAGATGCTTAGAGGATCCtgaggaggaagaagagggagaagaagatggcGAGAGCGAATTGAGTTCCACTGGATATAACTCTGCGAGTGGTATTGAAAGTGGTAGTGACGGCGGCGACAATAATGATAGCCAAGATAGTAGTAGTGAAAGTGACAGCAGGTATGTCACCGCTGAAGAGAGTgcagatgaaaatgaattgactTCTAAGGAATCACAGAATTTTATACTAGGTACTTATTGGTCTAGTCGTGAGAAATCGACCTTTTTTCACTGTCTATCAAGATATTCCATCCACAGACTTGATGAATGGCATGCAAGACTACCGTCTAAAtctaaatttgaaattttgttgTATTATAAAGTGTTAAAAACCAACTTAATGGAATTGCAAAGACGCAATCTGCTCGGTAGTTTGGTACCCAACGAAGATTTCCCCATTGCATATGAAatggatgaattttacATGGAATGGGAAGAGTTTATGAGTCGTCAAGTGAGAATTGAATACGAGAAACCAATTGCTCATAATAAGGATAATAGCGATGATACcaataatgaagatgaagatgaggatgaggatgaagacgaagattTGATTTCTATTGACAATTGGAATAAAAGGTGGCAGGCCATCTACTGTAAAACTGgcattgaagaattgaaaccacTAGGATCAGAACCTTTGCCCTGTTCAAAAGAagcatttgaatttttaacCAAATGCGCAAAGGTATACACAAAGAGGCTATTATGGTTTACAGTCCTCCAAGATATGGAGAAATTGAGTGTTTCCAAAAGATCTATTTTCCCTGACGAGGGACCGgtcaaagatgaagatttagtATTACACGCTAGTGATGAACAATTACCACATGTAGTGACACAATCAAGTGTCTTGA
The genomic region above belongs to Zygosaccharomyces rouxii strain CBS732 chromosome F complete sequence and contains:
- the RRN5 gene encoding Rrn5p (weakly similar to uniprot|Q02983 Saccharomyces cerevisiae YLR141W RRN5 Transcription factor member of UAF (upstream activation factor) family along with Rrn9p and Rrn10p involved in transcription of rDNA by RNA polymerase I), with product MGAKRDIVADYYDVFNNEVKQFLQPGVDHELKGSRIHADSKVRCLEDPEEEEEGEEDGESELSSTGYNSASGIESGSDGGDNNDSQDSSSESDSRYVTAEESADENELTSKESQNFILGTYWSSREKSTFFHCLSRYSIHRLDEWHARLPSKSKFEILLYYKVLKTNLMELQRRNLLGSLVPNEDFPIAYEMDEFYMEWEEFMSRQVRIEYEKPIAHNKDNSDDTNNEDEDEDEDEDEDLISIDNWNKRWQAIYCKTGIEELKPLGSEPLPCSKEAFEFLTKCAKVYTKRLLWFTVLQDMEKLSVSKRSIFPDEGPVKDEDLVLHASDEQLPHVVTQSSVLKALNTLKQEGFHTPTIPETILRTLENFEVEPKPEGKLFRNHQVTMSLLPSLLQQGTLDSVPFHLTNSEPPLNSEPEPNMIHKKLYTIHHGKRRRIDNSFVQDDPFDSIDNPLEIDLCDWEAQSLEARDLRLSKLHQHMLLTYYSPANDSSHIQLEPESPDQAREPCPVDKIPSTLLSLFMHSNS
- the SLS1 gene encoding Sls1p (similar to uniprot|P42900 Saccharomyces cerevisiae YLR139C SLS1 Mitochondrial membrane protein required for assembly of respiratory-chain enzyme complexes III and IV coordinates expression of mitochondrially-encoded genes may facilitate delivery of mRNA to membrane-bound translation machinery): MLVSRFYGSLTRHSFCNSIKRTSRLYYSSKDQDSNNTGSSTLGEQLGEDQTSRTRGKKLKPSKTNFLVLDPSQTGLLKRRHTPSYFRSNNGKKLSILEGVELGADSNTGAPRRSRHSTKILQEIEAQRMKLLVFKSSVSKEQAVRSINYQKPSTSNMSRLRYDQLKHLLDSAYTLPQLRAYTKKYYGIAHSKTTKDTLIKTIMDDYWKCEPNDFVDESEDLILERIINVDIRDMYLLLLTNNGKILNNFSRIGATLAVALDENIMIVRGTSPIIKYVEVSLSNILANVNTMTMNLRQFISNHSARNEIMSDMKLNELISLIQRESAVFFELMGSEPGDDVYRISAFGHKRVSKAQNLLLWGTQYHPQLSEKVEQLHINGQDVNSFAKFPFTDIESLDWINRNKDWYRLQKPISKKDVPHIAVPSHENIIPTDEKLDQWYDFLMDQKKEPQMMALKLDEPPKKMFSMTLGQLLTTNDGNDALFETKIPQVMTKLLELPLYDSLTSKDELYTMDQHDYYVQLNFIPNLSNVPHTNENAPPIELWFELDEYDVAIINSVRCITQLQQRSLFVQTPQQPRDIKVNVDTVAELTETYEDGLENWLSRQPGIRKFLQDSRLTFQSRKNLVIPESMDVNLHHVNGEKSSVQYDYVNAVYHRILRLKYMDKYLVQFSDIKGGSSGANHTQVDFIGGELLSRDDFKQFVKDVSQFV
- the CWC15 gene encoding U2-type spliceosomal complex subunit CWC15 (similar to uniprot|Q03772 Saccharomyces cerevisiae YDR163W) translates to MTTSHRPQLEARSGAKAASYVPTSTEHARLLPGHKKLKYRKSKNEQEPVNNEQLEVQEGKQAEEDAASDEDEDDEEEDDNNEEEEDEDDQEALLQELNNIRQERMVERIRNEQRQQSEMDLTQIPTPKSTSGWRKTTFGRNRVSKRKQDDKAPEYVNDMTKTAYHEEFIRRFIK